DNA from Rutidosis leptorrhynchoides isolate AG116_Rl617_1_P2 unplaced genomic scaffold, CSIRO_AGI_Rlap_v1 contig172, whole genome shotgun sequence:
ccaacttaatttaaaaaaataattataaattactGTAATATGATTAGGTTTCCATTCAAATTAAGAAACCTAAATGGAAATACATATCGTTGATTGTCTTTAAATGCATTCAATTCAACCTTGTAAATGTTACCTAAATTAGTAATTTTCCTgaatactattttttttttaaaaagaaaatgtATGATTACGTATGTGAACTTCCATAAGAAGCAGCCCGGTGACCAATAAAAATCGACATTTCTTATTTTCTTGCTATTTCATATGGTATGGAATATGGATAACGTAACAATGAAAAAGAAAAAACGACCTGGCATTTTGCCTAAACAGCAAATAAAAAAATCTACAGGTTGGTCATTATTTTGACGTTAATGTTTTTTGTTTATTATAAAAATGCGTCGAATTCGAAACAAACACGTCAACTATTGAGTCATGCGCTCTGATCAGCAATTTCACGTTAACTTCTGAGCTATTTTTTTAAAGAACATAAATTCCTAAACTATAGATTATCTACGACTCTACGTTCCTAGCCACGGTTTGGTCCCAAAGTTTTACCGTTCTACATATTTGGTCCTACATCTTTATTTGTACGACATACGGTCATACATCATAAGAAATCAAGTATTTGGTCCCAACTAACAGAAATCGTCAAATGAATCCAGCAAGCAAGGCATGTGCGCAGTCAGCAATCCAAAAACAAACCGACGTCATCATTCCAACTTCCAATTGTTTGATTTAGGGTTCTTGATTAGATATCCAAAATTGGTCGTTGATTTCTCGAATTAAATTCGAATTAGGGCCTGAAGTAGGAATGTTGATCGAATacaaccacaacaataataacGCCTCAATTCCACCGAATAGAATAAGCTATATCAACCATATCGAAAATTTAAGGAGCCGACCGTTCAAATAGACAGCCATGAAGGTTCGATTAGCTTAATAACCTCACGTAAATGACCATATACTTAGTTTGGTCAAAATAATTTTTTAGGTCTCCCCAAGCATCTTACGATATGAGACTAATCTTCGTTCTAACTGTTTGAACTAAATTCGAATTAGGGCCTGAAGTAAGAATGTTGATAGaatacaaccacaacaacaaccagcCTCAATTCCACCGAGCAGAATAAGCTATATCAACCATACCGGAAACTTAAGGAGCCGACCGTCCAAATAGACAGCCATGAAGGTTCGATTAGCTTAATAACCTCACGTAAATGACCATATATTTAGTTTGGTCAAAATACTTTTTTAGGTCTCCCCAAACATTTTACGATGCGAGACTAATCCTCGTTCTAACTGTCAACGCAAAACGGTAGTTTTTCCATTGGCCAAAATATTTAAGAAGGCACAAAAATGAAAATTGAAGTCAAATCATTGATAACAACATGAGGTTTTTTAACAAGGTAAACATTACACCAGAACAAAATAAGATTGTCTAGACAGAACACCAAAAGAAAATCGAGTTGGTAAAATTattggtgtgtgtgtgtgtttgtcgtCCTAAAAGGGCTTCATCACTTACTACGACCATCTGGGATAGAGAATAGAACGATTGGCTTTGAAGCCCTGATAAAAGGAGCATCACATATGAAGTATCCTTTCCTCTCGAGCTGCAATACATCTCCACGCTTCAGATTTCTCATGTTAGCGTCTCCAAGTGCAGCTGTCTCCTTCTTCGTACATGGGTTTAGCACATCAAGGAAATCCTCGTCTTCTTCAAGCTGCAACACAAACAAAATTGCAACATTATATACCACACTTCAAAAAAATTTCAAAGACTGAATATTAGATGAGGAAATGTATTAAGTACCTTCTTTTTGGTAATCAGATAATCGAATTCCATCAGAGAAAGGCTAACTAGTTCAGATATCTCAGGCAGCCAAGTAAGTTTCAACTTGGTGGACTTGACAGATCCTTCAAGATGTAAAGTACCGGTTATCCGAGTCACGTTTCCATCCTGATCCTTTTGGATTTCCTTCACGATGGCATTTCCCCAATCCATTAAGGTTACCTCCTCATCTACAGACACGGACAATGCATCGGCATGATCTATCCATACGCTTTTTGTATAAGTTGTAGCCTTTTCCCCAGCACCATCATACTTTTTGTGTTTTTTACTAATGCGAACAAATGGTTCGTCGGGACCATTAGTGAGTGTAAACAACACACGTAGTTCTTCAACAACAGCCGTGTGTCTCGGACACACAGGGTCAATTATCCTCTTGTTTATACTCCACAGTTTGTCCCATTCCATAAGGTTCTGATTCTTGGATGCTCCCTGAGACATAATAGCAGAAATGTCAAATACAATCAAATATCGTAAAACACCAATGCAAGAACGAAACAATGCAGGGATTATGAACATGAAGACAAGACATAGATAATAACAATTTTGAGAAATCTAATTCGATAAACTCATGTTATGGTCAGAACAGTAACTAGCAATTTAAACATGTGTTTCTACTACAGCTTCAGGGAAATAGCTCTATTATTCTTACCTGCTCGACAATAAATTGTATAAGCGCCTCGATTTTCAGACCTCTCCGGACGATTCCTTGAACAGTTGGAAAACGAGGATCATCCCATCCATCAACTTTTCCATTTTGGACAAACCATAGGAGCTTACGCTTACTAAGCAGAGTATAAACCATATTCAATCGGCTAAACTCGTATATGAGAACCTTTTTAACACCCATTTCCTCTTGAATCCTGTGATATTGAGCATTTCGATCGTGGTACTCGCTGGATCTGAGTGCATGGGTAATACCCTCTTTAGCATCGACGTACGGACAAGCAAAATCATAAGTTGgatatatcttgtattttgcaccAATGCGGTGGTGGGGTTTCGGATTGCAACGGTAATAGACTGGATCACGAAGAGATTTGTTTGGGTCTTGCATGTCAAGTTTTCCACGAAGACAACA
Protein-coding regions in this window:
- the LOC139881565 gene encoding glutamate--tRNA ligase, cytoplasmic-like gives rise to the protein MEIKQLSFPSDSPPLCVIAAVKVAGISIPTVTCSTSTPFFLFSNGEKLHGTFVLLRYIGRTAHLYGYNEYEAGKIDEWLEFSSILSSGPEFEKACASLDKYLEVRTLLVGHSVSIADITIWSGLTATGKRWESLRKSKKYQNLVRWFNSISAEHGDLLNEVTATGKKAPAKEQLGPEIDLPGAEKGKVRGRFAPEPSGYLHIGHAKAGLLNKYFAEKYEGEVIVRFDDTNPDKESNEFVENIIKDIETLGIKYSEITYTSNYFPELIEMAENMIRQGKAYVDDTPREDMKKERMEGIESKRRRNSVDENLKLWKEMILGSERGLQCCLRGKLDMQDPNKSLRDPVYYRCNPKPHHRIGAKYKIYPTYDFACPYVDAKEGITHALRSSEYHDRNAQYHRIQEEMGVKKVLIYEFSRLNMVYTLLSKRKLLWFVQNGKVDGWDDPRFPTVQGIVRRGLKIEALIQFIVEQGASKNQNLMEWDKLWSINKRIIDPVCPRHTAVVEELRVLFTLTNGPDEPFVRISKKHKKYDGAGEKATTYTKSVWIDHADALSVSVDEEVTLMDWGNAIVKEIQKDQDGNVTRITGTLHLEGSVKSTKLKLTWLPEISELVSLSLMEFDYLITKKKLEEDEDFLDVLNPCTKKETAALGDANMRNLKRGDVLQLERKGYFICDAPFIRASKPIVLFSIPDGRSK